A single Leptolyngbya sp. FACHB-261 DNA region contains:
- the ftsZ gene encoding cell division protein FtsZ: MPSSVARIKVIGVGGGGGNAVNRMIASAVMGIDFWAINTDAQALAGSEAPRRLQLGQKLTRGLGAGGNPAIGQKAAEESRDEIAAALEGADLVFITAGMGGGTGTGAAPIVAEVAKEMGALTVGVVTRPFTFEGRRRTSQAEGGIEALQGSVDTLIIIPNDKLLSVISEQTPVQEAFRVADDILRQGVQGISDIITIPGLVNVDFADVRAVMADAGSALMGIGMGSGKSRAREAAMTAISSPLLESSIEGASGVVFNITGGSDLTLHEVNAAAETIYEVVDPNANIIFGAVIDEKLQGEVRITVIATGFATQIATSTPRAVVSSPPTTSRRPITPPVTNPDPHKPAPSNSGGLDIPEFLQKRRPPR; the protein is encoded by the coding sequence ATGCCCAGTAGCGTAGCCCGCATCAAAGTCATTGGGGTTGGTGGTGGCGGGGGCAACGCTGTAAATCGAATGATCGCCAGCGCAGTCATGGGGATTGACTTCTGGGCTATCAATACTGATGCCCAGGCCCTAGCGGGGTCAGAGGCGCCTCGCCGTTTGCAGTTAGGTCAGAAGCTAACCCGAGGCTTGGGAGCTGGTGGTAATCCGGCCATTGGTCAGAAAGCAGCTGAAGAGTCTAGGGATGAGATCGCTGCGGCTCTAGAAGGAGCTGATCTCGTATTTATCACGGCTGGCATGGGTGGCGGTACAGGAACCGGTGCAGCCCCCATTGTGGCCGAGGTCGCTAAAGAGATGGGAGCTCTGACCGTTGGTGTGGTCACCCGTCCCTTCACCTTCGAGGGGCGTCGCCGGACCAGCCAAGCAGAGGGTGGCATTGAAGCCTTACAAGGATCTGTCGATACCCTGATTATCATTCCCAACGACAAGTTGTTGTCGGTAATTTCAGAACAAACTCCCGTTCAAGAAGCCTTCCGAGTTGCAGATGACATCCTGCGGCAGGGTGTGCAAGGTATTTCTGACATCATCACGATCCCAGGCTTAGTTAACGTCGATTTTGCCGATGTGCGGGCGGTGATGGCTGATGCTGGGTCGGCTCTGATGGGAATTGGGATGGGTTCCGGTAAGTCACGGGCCCGCGAAGCGGCAATGACTGCGATTTCTTCTCCCCTCTTAGAGTCTTCAATTGAGGGAGCCAGCGGCGTTGTCTTTAACATCACGGGTGGTAGCGACTTGACCTTGCACGAGGTTAATGCCGCAGCAGAAACTATCTACGAGGTTGTAGACCCTAACGCCAACATTATTTTTGGTGCTGTGATTGACGAGAAACTGCAGGGGGAAGTGCGGATTACGGTCATTGCAACTGGCTTCGCGACTCAGATTGCAACCTCGACTCCTAGAGCAGTTGTCAGCTCCCCACCCACGACCAGTCGGCGACCGATTACGCCCCCTGTGACTAATCCTGATCCCCATAAACCAGCGCCTAGCAATAGTGGCGGCTTAGATATTCCTGAGTTTCTACAGAAGCGCCGTCCACCCCGCTAG
- a CDS encoding ribose-phosphate pyrophosphokinase, whose protein sequence is MTRSATLPLQQTLTPFAEDNRLRLFAGSANIPLAQEVARYLGIDLGPMVRKRFADGELYVQIQESIRGCDVYLIQPTCRPVNDHLMELLIMVDACRRASARQITAVIPYYGYARADRKTAGRESISAKLMANLIVEAGASRVLAMDLHSAQIQGYFDIPLDHVYASPVLLDYLMRKPLEDLVVVSPDVGGVARARAFAKKLNDAPLAIVDKRRQAHNVAEVMNVIGEVAGKTAVLVDDMIDTAGTICEAAKILRQEGARQVYACATHAVFSPPAIDRLKSGLFEEVIVTNTMPIAEGCLFPQLRVLSTANILGETIWRIHEDCSVSSMFR, encoded by the coding sequence GTGACCCGTTCCGCGACGCTGCCTCTTCAGCAGACACTAACGCCTTTTGCGGAAGATAATCGTCTCCGGCTTTTTGCTGGTTCAGCAAATATTCCTCTTGCGCAAGAGGTTGCCCGTTACCTAGGCATTGACTTAGGACCAATGGTGCGTAAACGCTTTGCGGACGGCGAACTCTATGTCCAAATTCAAGAATCAATTCGGGGCTGCGATGTTTACCTAATTCAGCCAACTTGCCGTCCAGTGAATGATCACTTGATGGAACTGTTGATTATGGTCGACGCTTGCCGTCGCGCTTCAGCTCGTCAGATCACCGCAGTCATTCCCTACTATGGCTATGCTCGCGCCGACCGTAAAACAGCTGGGCGTGAGTCGATTTCAGCGAAGCTGATGGCGAACCTCATTGTAGAGGCAGGGGCAAGTCGAGTTCTGGCCATGGATCTACACTCAGCGCAGATTCAGGGCTATTTTGACATTCCTCTCGATCATGTTTACGCGTCACCAGTGCTGCTGGATTACCTGATGCGGAAGCCGCTTGAGGACCTCGTTGTCGTCTCCCCTGATGTGGGCGGTGTCGCCAGGGCTAGGGCTTTCGCCAAGAAGTTGAACGATGCGCCTCTAGCGATTGTGGACAAACGCCGCCAAGCGCATAACGTGGCTGAAGTCATGAACGTGATCGGGGAAGTCGCAGGCAAGACTGCCGTTTTGGTCGATGACATGATCGACACGGCTGGCACCATCTGTGAAGCCGCGAAGATCCTACGGCAAGAGGGCGCACGCCAAGTTTATGCCTGTGCAACTCACGCTGTCTTCTCGCCGCCAGCAATCGACCGCCTCAAGAGTGGCTTGTTCGAAGAAGTGATCGTTACCAACACCATGCCCATTGCAGAGGGGTGCCTCTTCCCACAGTTGAGGGTACTCTCCACCGCCAACATTTTGGGTGAGACGATCTGGCGGATTCACGAGGATTGCTCAGTCAGCAGCATGTTCCGCTAA
- a CDS encoding NUDIX hydrolase, whose translation MYHSGQIRALALGFIRDGSRLFVSEGYDPTKQETFYRSLGGGIEFGESSDLALRREFQEELNAELTNIRYLGCLENIFTYDGQTGHELIQLYECEFIDGHFYQQERFEFTEGEHKKTALWIEKDRFKNGELILYPDGILAYL comes from the coding sequence ATGTACCACTCCGGTCAAATCCGCGCGTTGGCCCTGGGCTTTATCCGTGACGGTAGCCGCTTATTCGTCTCTGAAGGCTACGATCCCACCAAGCAAGAGACCTTCTACCGCTCATTAGGAGGCGGCATTGAATTTGGTGAGTCCAGCGACTTAGCACTGCGGCGCGAGTTTCAAGAAGAGTTGAATGCAGAACTGACGAACATTCGCTACCTGGGCTGTTTAGAGAATATCTTCACTTACGACGGTCAAACAGGCCACGAACTGATTCAGCTCTACGAGTGCGAATTTATCGATGGCCACTTCTATCAACAGGAGCGGTTTGAGTTTACGGAAGGAGAGCATAAAAAAACAGCCCTTTGGATTGAGAAGGACCGTTTCAAAAATGGGGAATTGATTCTGTACCCTGACGGGATTCTTGCCTATCTGTAG
- a CDS encoding DUF3531 family protein, whose protein sequence is MRVEFREIDQFDVWIWLQFAAVPSEREKLYVEQVLNAWFSLGQLGGFNASNLQSHEADPDVSNLLYDSDSLEGPLMALMHNMGDIEYEGVLARCWFDLGTSDSLAFDVLVNALAQFSREYVEIEEVQIGGQREDWPLPVNGNRPDSIYERG, encoded by the coding sequence ATGCGTGTTGAATTTCGTGAAATTGATCAGTTCGATGTCTGGATCTGGTTGCAATTTGCAGCAGTTCCCTCAGAGCGGGAAAAGCTCTACGTTGAACAGGTTTTGAACGCCTGGTTTTCGCTAGGGCAATTGGGTGGCTTCAATGCCAGCAACCTGCAAAGCCACGAGGCGGACCCAGATGTCAGCAACCTGCTCTACGACAGCGATAGCCTAGAAGGACCGCTCATGGCGCTGATGCACAACATGGGCGATATCGAATATGAAGGCGTCCTGGCCCGCTGCTGGTTCGACCTGGGCACGAGTGATTCCCTTGCCTTCGATGTGCTGGTCAACGCTCTGGCACAGTTCAGCCGTGAATACGTTGAGATCGAAGAGGTGCAGATCGGCGGTCAGCGGGAAGACTGGCCGCTGCCAGTCAATGGCAACCGCCCTGACTCCATCTATGAACGAGGTTGA
- a CDS encoding Sll0314/Alr1548 family TPR repeat-containing protein, whose product MKRASQSRRAYTWATALTAATVLWSNAAWAADPFRTGADARSIGPNTQAAFETVFRQGNYQIASRRLDQALAIEPNEPMIYGMKAALAYINGELPQFSRFATQTREVAQRLVARDPLRGHLYTGVGYFMEAGYIITSQGLVVGTPQALPKLQQMFSEIEKAEKVNGNDPELNLIKGFMDLMIATNLPFANINDAVGRLQRSAPAYLSWRGVAVGYRDEKRLNEALDAVNRALQVAPENPELHYLKAQILVESDRYRDSLVSFRRALALRSQLPARLTRSIEREARRAQEKLDQQTPAVAPTPAVAPTPARATPVSPTLPR is encoded by the coding sequence ATGAAACGAGCTAGCCAATCTCGACGAGCTTACACTTGGGCTACCGCTTTGACCGCTGCAACTGTGCTTTGGAGCAATGCTGCTTGGGCGGCCGATCCGTTCCGAACTGGAGCTGATGCCCGTTCCATCGGTCCCAATACGCAAGCTGCATTTGAAACAGTTTTCCGTCAGGGTAATTATCAGATCGCCAGTCGGCGCCTCGATCAAGCATTAGCGATCGAGCCCAACGAGCCGATGATCTACGGCATGAAAGCTGCCCTAGCTTACATCAACGGGGAACTGCCCCAGTTCTCTCGCTTTGCAACTCAAACTCGCGAAGTTGCTCAACGGCTGGTGGCCCGCGACCCTCTGCGCGGCCATCTCTACACGGGGGTCGGTTACTTCATGGAGGCGGGCTACATTATCACCAGCCAAGGTCTAGTCGTTGGTACACCGCAAGCTCTGCCCAAGCTCCAGCAGATGTTTAGTGAGATCGAGAAAGCTGAAAAAGTGAACGGCAATGATCCAGAACTGAACCTGATCAAGGGCTTCATGGACCTGATGATTGCCACTAACCTACCCTTCGCCAACATCAATGATGCTGTAGGGCGACTCCAGCGTTCAGCGCCTGCTTACTTATCGTGGCGTGGTGTGGCGGTGGGCTACCGGGACGAGAAACGCCTCAACGAAGCGCTAGATGCTGTGAACCGCGCCCTTCAAGTTGCTCCGGAGAATCCCGAGTTACACTACTTGAAGGCTCAGATCCTGGTCGAAAGTGACCGCTACAGAGATAGTCTAGTCTCTTTCCGAAGAGCCTTGGCCCTGCGCAGTCAGCTGCCTGCCCGCCTGACGCGGAGTATTGAGCGAGAAGCTCGTCGGGCGCAAGAGAAGCTAGACCAGCAGACCCCGGCTGTAGCCCCGACTCCGGCTGTAGCTCCAACTCCGGCTAGGGCAACGCCAGTGTCTCCCACCCTGCCTCGTTAA
- a CDS encoding ABC transporter ATP-binding protein: MLYIQNLVYHPPATHTAILKGINLELAPQELGLVIGPSGSGKSTLLEILSGLAEATSGELRWRQQVLTPDHLQQLGGLVFQFPERHFCTGTLLEELKLGHPELSNERVQEALNEVGLGHLDLKTAPQALSGGQQRRLALAVQLIRQPHLLLLDEPTAGLDWSVRRQVIALLQRLKAHWTLLVVTHDASDLLAIADRCWTLHQGELRTVDPQTLAAKAH, from the coding sequence ATGCTCTACATCCAAAATTTGGTTTATCACCCGCCTGCTACACATACGGCAATTCTTAAAGGTATCAACCTAGAGTTGGCTCCTCAAGAACTGGGCTTGGTCATTGGCCCTTCTGGTTCCGGCAAAAGTACGCTTTTAGAGATTCTGTCAGGTTTAGCAGAGGCAACAAGCGGCGAATTGCGCTGGCGGCAGCAGGTTTTAACCCCGGACCATTTGCAACAGCTAGGCGGACTGGTCTTTCAATTTCCAGAACGTCATTTCTGCACGGGCACTTTACTGGAGGAGTTAAAGCTCGGGCACCCGGAACTGAGCAATGAGCGGGTCCAGGAGGCTCTCAACGAAGTGGGACTCGGCCATCTGGACTTGAAAACGGCCCCTCAAGCCCTCAGTGGCGGCCAGCAGCGCCGTCTGGCCTTGGCTGTCCAGTTGATTCGGCAACCCCATCTATTGCTGCTGGATGAACCCACAGCCGGTCTAGACTGGTCCGTCCGCCGTCAGGTCATCGCCCTGCTACAGCGACTCAAAGCACATTGGACGTTGCTCGTGGTAACGCACGATGCCTCCGATCTATTGGCTATCGCCGATCGCTGTTGGACGCTGCATCAAGGCGAGTTACGCACGGTTGATCCGCAAACCTTAGCAGCCAAAGCCCATTAA
- a CDS encoding tRNA (guanine-N1)-methyltransferase, whose product MQITEGKAQFEVGNAFYNPQSQTARDLGLLCATLHRQDTGALRVLDAMTGCGVRALRYCLEAGAGWVWANDADPDIEPLLQANLQALPSNQVHVTHQDAVRLFFECHVAEDYYDLVDVDGFGNPASYLGASLWAVKPGGLLYLTSTDGRTLSGRQTDYSLQSMGAIARVHPAAREQGLRLLIGNLLVEAGRRGLSVQPVFSFFAGEIYRVMVRLVAGAPFPSNHYAFIGYCHHCGHYEKVSWRALSRAKCPEDQPLTLSGPLWLGPLHDSVLVQRMAELARLWRWPQRVQLLETMQAEATLPPYYYTLRELGHRSKRDVPPRTALIAALQQAGYAACATHLEPQAVKTEASFRICQQLAQELSPRSSNQEDIA is encoded by the coding sequence ATGCAGATTACGGAGGGCAAAGCGCAATTTGAAGTTGGCAACGCCTTCTACAATCCCCAGAGCCAAACTGCTCGGGACCTCGGTCTCCTATGCGCCACCTTACATCGCCAAGATACTGGCGCTCTGAGAGTGCTCGATGCAATGACTGGCTGTGGCGTCAGGGCCTTGCGCTATTGCCTAGAGGCTGGCGCGGGCTGGGTCTGGGCCAATGACGCAGATCCAGACATAGAGCCTTTGTTGCAGGCTAACCTGCAAGCTCTGCCCAGCAATCAAGTTCACGTCACTCACCAGGATGCCGTTCGCCTCTTTTTTGAGTGCCACGTAGCAGAGGATTATTACGACCTCGTCGATGTTGATGGCTTTGGCAATCCTGCTTCGTATTTAGGCGCTAGCCTATGGGCCGTTAAGCCAGGGGGCTTGCTTTATCTCACCAGCACTGATGGACGTACTCTGTCTGGTCGGCAAACCGACTACAGTCTGCAAAGCATGGGGGCCATTGCCCGCGTCCACCCCGCGGCGCGTGAGCAAGGGCTACGTCTGCTAATTGGTAACCTGCTGGTGGAGGCCGGACGGAGAGGCTTGAGTGTGCAGCCTGTCTTCTCATTCTTCGCGGGCGAAATTTATCGCGTAATGGTGCGCCTGGTAGCAGGAGCCCCTTTTCCCAGCAATCACTATGCCTTCATCGGCTACTGTCACCACTGCGGCCATTACGAAAAGGTGAGCTGGCGTGCCCTCAGTCGCGCTAAATGCCCTGAAGACCAACCTCTTACTTTGAGTGGTCCCTTGTGGTTAGGCCCCCTCCATGACTCTGTATTGGTGCAACGAATGGCTGAACTTGCTCGTCTCTGGCGATGGCCGCAGCGGGTCCAGCTTCTAGAAACTATGCAGGCTGAGGCAACTTTGCCGCCCTACTACTACACCCTGCGGGAACTAGGACATCGCAGCAAACGAGATGTCCCACCACGCACTGCATTGATCGCTGCCCTGCAACAGGCGGGCTACGCTGCCTGTGCGACCCACCTGGAACCGCAGGCCGTCAAAACAGAGGCCTCCTTTCGCATCTGCCAGCAGCTAGCCCAAGAGCTAAGCCCCCGTTCAAGCAATCAGGAGGACATTGCCTGA